One Paenibacillus sp. SYP-B4298 genomic window, TGGTCATGCCGGAACAGGTTAAAGACCGGTAAAGAAGGATCGAACATTTAGGAGGAGCATCAATGAAGAAATGGGTATTAGCGATTGCTGGTATCGTGCTGGTAGCTGTCGGAGTCTATCTGGGCTTCGCTTATCTATGGAAGGAAGAGACGGCTACGGCGACTGCGGTACGTACCACTCCGGTCATTCGGGGCAACCTGACGGTTACCGTCTCCGGCTCGGGAACGGTATCCGTTGTGAATGTGAAGCAGGTGATGAGTCCCGAGGAGGGGCAATTGGAAGCGTTGACTATTAAGGAAGGAGAGCTTGTTGCAAAAGGGCAGGTTATCGCCTCTTACGTCGCAGCCGATCATTCCGAAGAGATAAGGAAACTGGAGACATCGTTGACCAAGCAAGAGATGGAGCTGGAGAAGCTCAAGACCAAATACATAGAAGCCGAGGAGAGCAGCCGTCCTAATGTTCGGTATGAGATCGAATCCCTGAAGCTTGATATGGCTGCCAACGAACAGTCACTAGCTGAGTTAAAGGAGGAACAGGCGACGGTGACGACAATTACTGCGCCGATCGCCGGCAAAGTAACCGCCATACATATCAATGAAGCGGGTCAAAAGGTACAGAGCGGAGCAGCAATCTTGAGCATTACGGATTATAAGGAGCTCCAATCTGTCATTCAGGTGGATGAGTTGGATGTAACCAAAGTGAAGGTTGGACAGAAGGCAAAGGTTATGCTGGATGCGCTGGAGGAGATGGAGATAGAGGGCACCGTAACTGAGATTGCAGACGAGGGCAGCTCTCAGAACGGCGTCGCTTTGTTCGATGTGACGATTCAATTCCCGGCGCAGGAGGGGATTCGAATCGGTATGTCGGCTTCAGCCGAGATTACCGTTGACAGCAAGCAGGATGTGTTGATGGTGCCGATCGAAGCCATTCGTGAGGCTGGATCGCAAAAGATGGTGTTAGTTGCCGCGTCTGCTTCAGGAGCTAGTGGCTCTGGTGCAGGAAGCACTCCAGCCCGAGGTGGTCAGGGAGACGGCATGCCGCAAGGCAGAGGCAACGGCGCAGTTGGAGATGAGACGTCCGGCAGCAGGTCGGAGGCGGCGAGTGGACAGGCTGGATCGTCCGAGGTCGGACAGAGCGAACGGGCGAGTGCGGGTGCCAGTTCTAAGAGCAGTGCAGCCATGCGAGAAGAGCCACAGCTTCAGCAGACGGCTGAGGCAGAGCAGAGCAGGAGGGCGCAGACGCAGGGCGAGCAGCCCGAGGGCAGCCAGGGACCTGGGATGGCACAGAGGCAAGGTGGCAACCAGGGGCAAGGCAGAGCCGCAGGCGCGGCCAATGAATCAGGCGGAATGATGCGATTCGTCACCGTAGGGGTTAGCAATGAAACCTATATCGAAATTATTAGCGGGCTGAGCGAGGGTGAGGAGGTTATATTGCCGACGATTGTTTCATCTGCCTCGCAGACGAACATGACAGGGTTTCCTGGAGCTGGCGGAGGTGGCTTCGGGGGCGGAGGTATGCCGGCGGGTGGCTTCTCAGGCGGAGGCGGCGGAATGCAGCGTCCCAGCTCAGGCGGCGCCGCTCAACGAGGAGGTTGACCGACTATGACTCATAAGCGAAGCGTGGACATTGATATGAAGGACATCGTGAAGACCTATCAGATGGGCTCGGAAACATTAGTGACGCTCAAGAAGGTATCGTTGCAGGTGTATCGCGGTGAATTCATGGCGATTGTCGGCCCGTCCGGCTCGGGCAAGTCGACGCTGATGAACATTATCGGCTGCCTGGACACACCGACAGAAGGACAATACATTATTGACGGACAGGATACGAGCCGTCTGAGCGATAACCGTCTGGCGGAGATACGCAATCAGAAGATCGGGTTCATCTTTCAGAGCTTTCATCTGCTTCCACAACTGACCAGCCTGGAGAATGTCGAGCTGCCGCTGGTGTATCGCGGCTTGTCAGCCAAGCAGCGTCGTGACCAAGCCGTACAGATGCTAGCCCAGATGGGATTGGGAGACAAGCTCCATCACAAGCCTAAGCAGCTATCCGGCGGTCAGCAGCAGCGAGTTGCTATAGCGAGGGCGCTCGCCAGCGAGCCAGCTATCCTGCTGGCGGACGAGCCAACTGGAGCGCTTGATACGAAGACTGGGAGCGAGGTTATGGCGATCTTTCAGGAGCTTCACAAGCATGGCCATACCATCGTGCTCATTACACATGATCCGTCGGTAGCGGAGAGCGCGGAGTCTGTCATCCGCATTACGGACGGTGTCGTTACAGAGGAGAGGAGAGGGAGCCGTGCAATTTAGCCAGGGTGTTCGTATGGCCTGGAAAAGCATCCTGGCCAACAAGCTGCGGACCGTGCTGACCATGCTGGGCATTGTCATTGGGGTGGCCTCCGTCATTACGCTGGTAGCGATCGGCAACGGAACGAAGCAGCAGGTGGAGGAGCAGATGTCCAGCCTGGGGACGAATCTGTTGTCGATCAGCATCAGCGGGCGCGGTGCAGTCAGCTCGCTGACGGTAGAGGAAGCCGAGGAGCTGGCTGGGCTGGATGGTGTGCAGGCGGTCTCTCCCATAGTCAGCGGCAACGTTCAAGCGAAGTACAAGGCGGAGAATGTGAATGTCACAGTGGAGGGAATTACTCCTGCCTATGAGACCGTTCGAGACGTTCACATCCAGAGTGGAAGATTTATTACGGCAATCGATGTGGAATACAGGCAGAAGGTTGCCTTGATCGGAACGGGTACTGCAGAGGATCTATTCGGCACAAGCCATCCTGTTGGGGAGTCGATCTCGCTGAACGGCAGCCGTTACAAGATTGTCGGGCTGCTGGAGGAACAGGGAAGCTCGCTGGGTGGCTCCAATGATAACAAGGTGATCATACCGATCTCGAGCGGCTCGCGACTGTTGCAGACCAAGGGAGTTCGTTCCATCTATGTTCAGGCGGATCATGACGCGAATATGGATCTTGTTGAGCTGGCGCTAGAGACGGAGCTGAACA contains:
- a CDS encoding efflux RND transporter periplasmic adaptor subunit, which gives rise to MKKWVLAIAGIVLVAVGVYLGFAYLWKEETATATAVRTTPVIRGNLTVTVSGSGTVSVVNVKQVMSPEEGQLEALTIKEGELVAKGQVIASYVAADHSEEIRKLETSLTKQEMELEKLKTKYIEAEESSRPNVRYEIESLKLDMAANEQSLAELKEEQATVTTITAPIAGKVTAIHINEAGQKVQSGAAILSITDYKELQSVIQVDELDVTKVKVGQKAKVMLDALEEMEIEGTVTEIADEGSSQNGVALFDVTIQFPAQEGIRIGMSASAEITVDSKQDVLMVPIEAIREAGSQKMVLVAASASGASGSGAGSTPARGGQGDGMPQGRGNGAVGDETSGSRSEAASGQAGSSEVGQSERASAGASSKSSAAMREEPQLQQTAEAEQSRRAQTQGEQPEGSQGPGMAQRQGGNQGQGRAAGAANESGGMMRFVTVGVSNETYIEIISGLSEGEEVILPTIVSSASQTNMTGFPGAGGGGFGGGGMPAGGFSGGGGGMQRPSSGGAAQRGG
- a CDS encoding ABC transporter ATP-binding protein, producing the protein MTHKRSVDIDMKDIVKTYQMGSETLVTLKKVSLQVYRGEFMAIVGPSGSGKSTLMNIIGCLDTPTEGQYIIDGQDTSRLSDNRLAEIRNQKIGFIFQSFHLLPQLTSLENVELPLVYRGLSAKQRRDQAVQMLAQMGLGDKLHHKPKQLSGGQQQRVAIARALASEPAILLADEPTGALDTKTGSEVMAIFQELHKHGHTIVLITHDPSVAESAESVIRITDGVVTEERRGSRAI
- a CDS encoding ABC transporter permease, which produces MQFSQGVRMAWKSILANKLRTVLTMLGIVIGVASVITLVAIGNGTKQQVEEQMSSLGTNLLSISISGRGAVSSLTVEEAEELAGLDGVQAVSPIVSGNVQAKYKAENVNVTVEGITPAYETVRDVHIQSGRFITAIDVEYRQKVALIGTGTAEDLFGTSHPVGESISLNGSRYKIVGLLEEQGSSLGGSNDNKVIIPISSGSRLLQTKGVRSIYVQADHDANMDLVELALETELNKKFRGAENSYNLFNQADLVETITAVSTTLSNTLTGIAGISLLVGGIGIMNIMLVSVTERTREIGIRKSIGAKRRDILLQFLLEALVISGLSGVVGVGASYAAAYLLTQSGTTAIMTWDTIVLSFAFSFAIGITFGIFPANKASRLKPVDALRYD